One genomic region from Phocoena sinus isolate mPhoSin1 chromosome 3, mPhoSin1.pri, whole genome shotgun sequence encodes:
- the LOC116750722 gene encoding uncharacterized protein LOC116750722 isoform X7: protein MLGSVGRGYTVALLLRGRETEAPRLVPQLLQMLFEEALPLRGSDAVLSTLSLVQLSTSGRSRDLLAPGSENLSVLDVSPLGLVVENASEVEVSDSRAASELYLQAAGGGDSACSLLTVTMSCPWPDPPEGPGTQGMWRGALRILQLPGALDCPLLQVLAGKVVGEEVEGSLPWIVSCLLEGNNYSGLLLRLDPQGSSLSLLQAALLGAAERRMKVRQVRPTLWDAVEEARARRAGLKSLRSGLLGDALTDSGLCQLGKALRELQVVKAWNQRSGSWMLKTVKTEAMGLPEPQLHFMDEKMETQKTKHLPEQVTDSTASPSPGLQEEPQVAGRTASIGPDLHQMHALRDPEEQAQQAPDVALQFFLAQAQRQRLREQHQIWIQEELKHLQQEEEAVAGVHVKGLVAEEVSEERQRWHREWTGLRLQLEALQAERDTAEQDLTALYDLHGQAARAWTCHVLQVFRAWRGLWEEQAMATEHHYRSLLAGILQDTINLATQNQELQAQSQRLQQTRLGAGMLDPRPEEKCGDQESFRGSLLSPHS from the exons ATGCTGGGCTCGGTGGGCCGAGGGTACACTGTGGCCCTGCTGCTTCGGGGTCGAGAAACAGAGGCACCCCGGCTTGTGCCTCAG CTGCTGCAGATGCTGTTTGAAGAAGCTCTGCCCCTCAGGGGCTCTGATGCCGTGCTTAGTACACTTAGCCTGGTGCAG CTCAGCACCAGTGGGAGGAGTCGGGACCTGCTTGCTCCAGGGTCAGAGAACCTGTCAGTGCTGGATGTGTCCCCTCTGGGCTT ggtGGTAGAAAATGCCAGTGAAGTGGAGGTGTCTGACTCAAGAGCTGCCTCAGAGCTGTACTTGCAGGCTGCAGGTGGTGGAGACAG TGCCTGCTCTCTGCTCACTGTCACCATGTCCTGCCCATGGCCTGACCCTCCTGAGGGACCTGGGACCCAGGGCATGTGGCGAGGAGCCTTGCGGATCCTGCAGCTTCCAGGAGCCCT AGACTGTCCCTTGCTGCAGGTGTTGGCTGGTAAGGTTGTTGGTGAGGAGGTGGAGGGCTCTCTGCCCTGGATTGTCTCATGTCTCCTGGAAGGAAACAACTACAGTGGCCTTCTTCTTCGCCTGGACCCTCAAG GCAGCTCCCTGAGCTTGCTCCAGGCTGCTCTGTTGGGGGCCGCAGAAAGGAGGATGAAGGTGAGACAGGTGAGGCCCACCCTCTGGGATGCAGTAGAAGAGGCCCGGGCCCGGCGGGCTGGCCTGAAGAGCCTGCGTTCAGGCCTCCTTGGGGACGCCCTGACAGATAGTGGGCTCTGCCAGCTGGGCAAGGCACTGCGGGAGTTGCAG GTGGTAAAAGCCTGGAACCAGCGCTCAGGAAGCTGGATGCTCAAAACAGTCAAAACTGAGGCTATGGGGCTCCCAGAACCACAG ctccattttatggatgagaaaatggagactcaGAAGACTAAACACCTGCCTGAG CAGGTCACAGATTCAACAGCaagccccagcccaggcctccagGAAGAGCCTCAAG TGGCAGGAAGAACAGCATCTATAGGACCTGATCTCCACCAAATGCACGCTCTCAGGGACCCTGAGGAACAG GCCCAGCAGGCCCCGGATGTGGCCCTGCAGTTCTTCCTGGCTCAGGCCCAGAGGCAGAGACTGCGAGAACAGCACCAAATTTGGATCCAAGAGGAACTGAAGCATTTGCAACAGGAGGAAGAAGCGGTGGCAGGGGTCCACGTCAAAGGCCTGGTGGCTGAAGAG GTTTCCgaggagaggcagagatggcACCGGGAGTGGACAGGGCTGAGACTCCAGCTGGAGGCCCTTCAGGCAGAACGGGACACTGCGGAGCAGGACCTGACAGCCCTCTATGACCTGCACGGGCAGGCTGCCCGGGCTTGGACGTGCCACGTGCTGCAG GTATTCCGAGCCTGGCGGGGGCTGTGGGAGGAACAGGCCATGGCCACAGAGCATCACTATCGCAGCCTGCTGGCTGGCATCCTGCAAGACACCATCAACCTGGCCACGCAGAACCAGGAGCTCCAAGCCCAGAGCCAGCGACTTCAGCAGACTAGGCTGGGCGCAGGCATGCTGGATCCCCGCCCTGAGGAGAAATGTGGGGATCAGGAATCCTTCAGGGGCAGTCTCCTCTCTCCTCATTCGTAA
- the LOC116750722 gene encoding uncharacterized protein LOC116750722 isoform X2 → MRTWGNILIAHLETTDNSKLYMSEIFHKREKKKNSMQQSGSLRKERSPPMTRLAVVVEVERRRRSGKKPPHIHLRELTCSPPVSGPEETCCPTLLLEGPKSIRLCQRGILESQEQCVTFDRVLGSDAPQEAEQELLTRVQCMLGSVGRGYTVALLLRGRETEAPRLVPQLLQMLFEEALPLRGSDAVLSTLSLVQLSTSGRSRDLLAPGSENLSVLDVSPLGLVVENASEVEVSDSRAASELYLQAAGGGDSACSLLTVTMSCPWPDPPEGPGTQGMWRGALRILQLPGALDCPLLQVLAGKVVGEEVEGSLPWIVSCLLEGNNYSGLLLRLDPQGSSLSLLQAALLGAAERRMKVRQVRPTLWDAVEEARARRAGLKSLRSGLLGDALTDSGLCQLGKALRELQVVKAWNQRSGSWMLKTVKTEAMGLPEPQLHFMDEKMETQKTKHLPEQVTDSTASPSPGLQEEPQVAGRTASIGPDLHQMHALRDPEEQAQQAPDVALQFFLAQAQRQRLREQHQIWIQEELKHLQQEEEAVAGVHVKGLVAEEVSEERQRWHREWTGLRLQLEALQAERDTAEQDLTALYDLHGQAARAWTCHVLQVFRAWRGLWEEQAMATEHHYRSLLAGILQDTINLATQNQELQAQSQRLQQTRLGAGMLDPRPEEKCGDQESFRGSLLSPHS, encoded by the exons ATGAGAACTTGGGGAAATATCTTGATAGCACATCTAGAAACTACAGACAATTCTAAG TTATATATGTCTGAAATTTTtcataagagggaaaaaaagaaaaactccatgCAACAGTCTGGCTCACTCAGAAAAGAGAGGTCACCTCCTATG ACCAGGCTGGCCGTGGTGGTGGAAGTAGAGCGAAGGAGAAGATCTGGTAAGAAGCCTCCACACATTCATCTCAGAG AGTTGACATGTAGCCCACCTGTCTCAGGCCCCGAGGAGACCTGTTGCCCCACGCTCCTCCTGGAGGGGCCCAAGAGCATCCGCCTGTGTCAGCGTGGGATTCTGGAGAGTCAG GAACAATGCGTCACCTTTGACAGAGTCCTGGGTTCTGATGCTCCTCAG GAGGCGGAGCAGGAGTTGCTAACAAGAGTCCAGTGCATGCTGGGCTCGGTGGGCCGAGGGTACACTGTGGCCCTGCTGCTTCGGGGTCGAGAAACAGAGGCACCCCGGCTTGTGCCTCAG CTGCTGCAGATGCTGTTTGAAGAAGCTCTGCCCCTCAGGGGCTCTGATGCCGTGCTTAGTACACTTAGCCTGGTGCAG CTCAGCACCAGTGGGAGGAGTCGGGACCTGCTTGCTCCAGGGTCAGAGAACCTGTCAGTGCTGGATGTGTCCCCTCTGGGCTT ggtGGTAGAAAATGCCAGTGAAGTGGAGGTGTCTGACTCAAGAGCTGCCTCAGAGCTGTACTTGCAGGCTGCAGGTGGTGGAGACAG TGCCTGCTCTCTGCTCACTGTCACCATGTCCTGCCCATGGCCTGACCCTCCTGAGGGACCTGGGACCCAGGGCATGTGGCGAGGAGCCTTGCGGATCCTGCAGCTTCCAGGAGCCCT AGACTGTCCCTTGCTGCAGGTGTTGGCTGGTAAGGTTGTTGGTGAGGAGGTGGAGGGCTCTCTGCCCTGGATTGTCTCATGTCTCCTGGAAGGAAACAACTACAGTGGCCTTCTTCTTCGCCTGGACCCTCAAG GCAGCTCCCTGAGCTTGCTCCAGGCTGCTCTGTTGGGGGCCGCAGAAAGGAGGATGAAGGTGAGACAGGTGAGGCCCACCCTCTGGGATGCAGTAGAAGAGGCCCGGGCCCGGCGGGCTGGCCTGAAGAGCCTGCGTTCAGGCCTCCTTGGGGACGCCCTGACAGATAGTGGGCTCTGCCAGCTGGGCAAGGCACTGCGGGAGTTGCAG GTGGTAAAAGCCTGGAACCAGCGCTCAGGAAGCTGGATGCTCAAAACAGTCAAAACTGAGGCTATGGGGCTCCCAGAACCACAG ctccattttatggatgagaaaatggagactcaGAAGACTAAACACCTGCCTGAG CAGGTCACAGATTCAACAGCaagccccagcccaggcctccagGAAGAGCCTCAAG TGGCAGGAAGAACAGCATCTATAGGACCTGATCTCCACCAAATGCACGCTCTCAGGGACCCTGAGGAACAG GCCCAGCAGGCCCCGGATGTGGCCCTGCAGTTCTTCCTGGCTCAGGCCCAGAGGCAGAGACTGCGAGAACAGCACCAAATTTGGATCCAAGAGGAACTGAAGCATTTGCAACAGGAGGAAGAAGCGGTGGCAGGGGTCCACGTCAAAGGCCTGGTGGCTGAAGAG GTTTCCgaggagaggcagagatggcACCGGGAGTGGACAGGGCTGAGACTCCAGCTGGAGGCCCTTCAGGCAGAACGGGACACTGCGGAGCAGGACCTGACAGCCCTCTATGACCTGCACGGGCAGGCTGCCCGGGCTTGGACGTGCCACGTGCTGCAG GTATTCCGAGCCTGGCGGGGGCTGTGGGAGGAACAGGCCATGGCCACAGAGCATCACTATCGCAGCCTGCTGGCTGGCATCCTGCAAGACACCATCAACCTGGCCACGCAGAACCAGGAGCTCCAAGCCCAGAGCCAGCGACTTCAGCAGACTAGGCTGGGCGCAGGCATGCTGGATCCCCGCCCTGAGGAGAAATGTGGGGATCAGGAATCCTTCAGGGGCAGTCTCCTCTCTCCTCATTCGTAA